In Qingrenia yutianensis, the genomic stretch CTCACAACATGCCATTCATTTTGCTTTTCTATCGGAATATAATATCTGTAATCCCGATAGTAAAAGTATAATTGCTGATTACAGCAACGAAAAACATTTTTTCGCAAAATAAACGCAACAATTTCTTTAACATCAGCCCTCCCGTCAAATTTTTCGGTTATGGATTCACAAAATTTTAGATTCATCAAAATCCTCCTTATTTGAATTTATTTTGAAATTTTAGATGCACCTTATTCTTTCTGCTATCATTATATCGGGAGGCGTATTGTCAAAAAAAATGAAAAAAGTACTTTTTTTGAAATTTGCGTACTTATAATTGCACTAAAATTAAAAATAAAATAACCCCAAAAGCCTCTAACTTTCGGGGTTTATGCAATTCGTATTATTTTTTGTTTTATTATTTTTAATTTTTTTTGATTCTTTTTCACGTTCAAATTCATCAAGCTTTTCTTTGTATTCTTTTCTCCCGGTTTCCAAAATTTTCGTATCAATAAGAGGAGAATTTGTATATAACATTCTTATATAGTCGTAACAATTATTTTTACCGCTCTTTTTGCACATATTCAAATTGAGTTTTTTAAATGCTTTTGTAACACAGCAATCATTATACATAAAATCTGCAACTTCACCAAAAAATTCCGTAGTCCATTCTGGTTTATCCTTGTGTAATCCCCTAAACATGTTCATCGCATATTTTATTATCATACGTATCATCATAAATCGGGTGTTGATTATATCAGCCTTTTCTTTATCATCAGAATCGTAAATAAATCCAAGGTTGATTATATATCTGTAATCCATTACAATCGGCGAGTATTTTAGGCTTTCGCTCAAGGGAAATCTGTCTATGACCACTTCAAACAAATCCGGAATTTTGGTACTTAATGAAAACTGGTACTTATTCATAACCTTGGCAATTTCCGCAAACATTATAAATCTGTATGTATATTCGAGCTTATAAAGCGCACAGCACGCCGTAACATACTCAGCTGCAGTGGGGTAATCATTTTTCTGAATACGGCTCAGTAATTTGTCAAAATTTTTATATGCATCAACCAATCCGTAATCACCTTTCTTACGTTTTCCGGCAGTTGATACCCTCATTGCTTCTTTATTGCCGTAAAGCATCTTCAGCATCTGTAAACTTCCGCTTCCGACCCATTCTGTAACAATCAGTGTATCAAAATGATACTTTTGTTTTCCTTGTGTTTTGTATTTAAACTTAACATATTCATGTTTTTCGCATTCTGCCTGTTTGTTCTGAAGGATGTGAATAGCGGCAATCTTATCGAGACTATCATCGATTTTCGACTTCAAATTATCATCGAGCGAAAAAAATTCGCCGTCGTACTTTTCACCGGATCTCTTATATGCAGTCTGCTGTTCTGTTGTTTTAAATTTTTGACCGGCATAGTAATACGGTGTTTGACTTAAAGAGTCATCGGTATCAAAGCAAAAAAACAAGTAGTCAAACAAGGCTATTTCTTTCATGTACTCAAGCTCATAAGGAATTACTGCAAGCCCAATAATTTTTGACCATGCATCAGCCATCTCTTCAACACAATATGATATTCCTTTTTTCATTTCTTCCAAATTATCCATTTAAGCATCCTCCCATATTTTTATTATAATTATTATACCATGCACATATAATTTTGTATATATCTTTAAAAGTTTTTGATAATTACACACAAAAACGGTATTACAACTTTGTCAGAATATACTATACCTTATCCGACTGCCGACAATTATATATCTTCACTTTATGATGTTAAAACTATAAATTTTGAAAAAATTTAATAAAAGTTTGAAAACATCCCCAAAACAAAGTCCCCCATTAAAAATGAGGGACTTACATTTTCCATTCGATATTTACTTCGTTTTCGCCTATCAAAATTCTGTTTATAAACTGTGACGCAACAAGCTTTTTTTCGCCAAATCCGAGAGATTTAAAATCTATTTTTTCAAACTTTTGCACCTCATTTTTCGGTTTGTTAAGCATTTCTTCGCGCATTTTGTGCAAACGTTCGATTTCTTTTGTTATATACACCGCGGAGATTTCACTGCCCTCGGCGAGCGCGCAGACAAGACGTTCGATTTTTCTCTCGATTGACAAAAGCTCCTCCGAATTTTCGTTTGTATCGGGCAAATTTACGTTCGGCGGTGTTTCGAGCGCTTTTTCAATTTCGTCCGATATGTAACTTTCCAATTCGCGCAAATCCACCGCAATATCAGCGTCGCACGCGGACAAATTTGACTTTCCCGAGCACACAAGCTTTAATTTTCCGTCATTTTTAAAATTATTCACCTTAATTGCATAACCGCATTTTGCACACTTCATAAGTCCTGTAAGAAACGAATATTTCCCGGCATTCGCACGCGAAATCTGCTTGTTATTATTAAGCTTTTCCTGTACCTTAAGCCAAATTTCCGCCTCGATAATCCCCTCGTGGTTTGCAACCGTAAGCGCCTGTTTTTCAAATTCGTTATATTTATTTTTTCCGCGGTCGCGTCTGCGCATCACACTGCACGCGTGTACTCCGTCAAACGCCTCGGCGCTCTGATTTATTTTCATTCCCTTTGAAACGTAGTACCAATATATATCCGCATTAGCCTTGACGTATATCGGACTGTGCAAAATTCTAGACAGCGACACACCGTCCCAAGCCTCGCGTTTCGGTGCGTGAATACCGTCCGACGTTAAATTAAGCGCAAGATTTCGGAGCGATATGTCGGTGTTTGCGTAGGTTTCAAAAATATATTTCACCGTTTCGGCGTTGCTGTTTTTCACAAGCGACGAAACTTTCCGCGCGCCGTCGTCTATTTTGATTAAGTCAAACCCGTACGGTGCAGGGCCGCCGCCCCACGCTCCGAGATTAAATCGGTGAATGTAGTTATCCTTCACGCGCTCGGCAGTGGTTTCACGCTCAAGCTGGGCGAAAACAAGCACAATGTTGAGCATAGCCCGTCCCATCGGCGAGGACGTGTCAAAATTTTCGGTCGCGGAATAAAATTCAACACCGCATTTGTCCAAAAGCTCCCAAAGACGGCTGAAATCGGCTATCGAACGGCTGAAACGGTCGAGCCTGTATACAAAAATTTTCTTAATTTCGCCCGACTTAACCGCATTCATAAGCTCGGTGAACGCAGGACGCTTGGTGTTTTTTCCCGAATATCCCCTATCCTCAAAAATTTTCGCGTCGTCGCCCGCAAATTTTCTGCATCTTTCAATTTGTCCCTCAATCGACAAACTGTCCTTTTTGTCGATTGACTGACGGGCATATATAGCGTTCACGACGCATTTTCCTTGTTGCGCACGGCACGCAGAAGAAGTATGCACCGGCGGTGCAGTTCGGATTGTTTTTCCCTTTTTTCCGCATCATTTTTGCTGTAAAATGTATTTGTGATTTTCATATATACAACCTCCTCATTTTGATAATATGCAACCGTAATACGTAAATATGACGATTGATTATTTAAAGGTTATATATGTTTTATAAAATTACAAAAGGCAACCCTGTTTAGGTTGCCTTTAAAAATCACCTCTGTATAATTTATCACACTTTGAAAATCTTTTTTGACTTGCCGTTTACAAACTGTATAAGCGGACCCGAAACAACAACCGTAACAACGGTGCATATTCCAAACTTTCCGCCGAGCAGCATTCCCGTTATGACCATTAAAACATCAAGTATCATACGGACAATTTTAACCTGAAGATTGTTTTTCTCCGCTATTGCAAATGTCACTGCCTCGTACGAACCTCTGCCAAAAGATGCCGAGGCGTACAGTCCCGTTCCTATCGAAAACAAAGCAATTCCTATAAGCATAATGAAGAAATTTACCCACATATGACTGCTGTATACGTGACACTTTGCGAACAAATCCACACATACGCTGTATACAATCTGGTATAAAACCGTCCCGATATGAATTTGCTTTCTGTCATATATCAGCGCAAACAAAATCATTACAACCGCAACGATAAATGAAGCCGTTCCGATAGTTATGTGAAATGTTTCGGAAATTCCCTGCCACAAAACCGCCAGCGTCGCACCGCCGAATCCTGCGTACATAGCAAGCGTAATTCCGTAAGCTGCGATGATTGAACCAACTATAATTATTATAATCTTTTTAAGCAAATCGTTTGTTATTGCCGATTTTTCCTTTTTATGTACCATAAAATCCAAATCCTAATCCCTGTTATTGTCTTTAATTGCCGTCAAAAGGCAAAGTCCCACGGCTATTACGGGAAACAATATTCTAAAGTATAAGTCCTCCGCAATATTTCCGTCCAGATAAAAACCCGCAAGCCACGCCAAAAACGAAGAAACAATCATCGTGACATACATAATACTTTCTCCCTTTTAATTATTTTCTTTCGGATAAGCAAATTATATCACAAGCACGTCTTTTTTGCAATAAATTTAAAAAAATAACTATTTATTATACTTTGGTATGATGACAAAACGGTTTTAATGTGATATAATATATAATCAGAAAATTATAATAACATTGTCGCCGAATTTTGCCAAAAGACGGAAAAACGCGCTTACAGACTCATCTTTAAGGTCAGTGTAACCGAGCATATAACCCTTGCTTGAAACGTTTATATTATTGTCCCGGTCGGAAAGCTCTTTTTCCGCGTCCGAAACATAAAAGAATGCGTTTACATCTTTGATTTTTGCTTGCTTTATCCACGTTTTCGCTATCATACTCACCGCAGTTTTGCCTGCCGAGTCAAACACAAGTCTGCAGCTTGGAAACGCCTTTGCCATAGCGTAAACAAGCGATTTTACCTGTTCATAGCGGAAATAGTAAAAAACACCCGACGCAAAAAATACAGCGCCGTCCGACGCGTCTATTTTTTCAAACCATTCTGTGTTGTTCAAATCGCACGGTATATTTTTCTCGCGTTCGCCGGCGGGCAAAAGCTCATTGCGCACGGCAATAACGTCGGGAAAATCGAGATTATAAATTTTACAGATGCCGTTGTCGCAGTGTCTGCCCGTATTGTCAAGACCGCATCCGAGGTTTACCACCGACGCATTCGGATGGGTTTTTAAGTAATCACGCACTTCAAATGCAAGGTCGTTCTGCCTTACTCCGACCTCCAAAAATCCGAATTTCTGCATAAAACTTTCCGACTTTTGAGCAACTTTTGTAAAATCATAATCAATTTTATCAATCAGCCGTGCCGATGTTTCATCGCGGTATAAATCCGGGAAAAGCTCGGAACACATTTTCCGCGCATAAAGCGGAATTATGAGCGTTTCCTGCACAGTGTTCTTTTCTATTTTATATTTCATAACCGACACCTTTCAAAAATCCGTTTTTTGCGCCTTCCTCCGTGTCGTCCGACTCGTCATATGCGTCATACGGCGCCGACGGGTCGTGAACTTTCTTTTTAAACGGTGAGCAAAGCTCGTCCTTGTGCGCAAAGGCAAACTCAAAATTGTCTGTCCAGCCGGTGTGCCCCGTGATGAATAACGGTTTTACACCCATCTTTTTAAGCTTTTCTTTAAGTATGCCGAGCGATTTCACGGCAAGTTTATTGTCCTCCGCAAGGGCGGAAATAAAACTGTAACCGCCGTCCGCGCCGAACCAGATTGTGTCGCCCGTAAATAAGTATTTGTCATCAATAAGATACACCATATGCCCCCACGTATGGCCGGGAACGAGAAAACAGTGAATTTTTATATCGCCTATCCGTAAGGTTTCGCCGTCCTTGAGGAGCTGTTTTTTGTTGTTTACCGTCACCTGCGGAAGCTTATAGAGATGATAAATAACCTTTCGTCTGACCTCACCAGTAAGATAGCGGTTTTCGGTTTCGCCGATGTATAATTTCGCTTTTTTGAAAAGTCCGGGACTGTCGGACTCAACCGCGCCGACGTGATCCGTGTCCTGATGTGTTATGAGTATATGTCGGACAGATTTCGGGTCAATTCCGAGCCAGTGCATTTTTTCGGCAAGACAGTCGTAATTGTAACCTGCGTCAATCATAATTGTGCTTTCGCCCTTGCGGCAGAAAAAGATGTTTGCCGCCCATTCGCGCACGCAAGCCACATTTTCGTCAATCCAGCCGGTATTGAGCGGTTTGAAAATTTCCTTTCCGCGGTACATTCTGCTCATAGACTTCCGCTGAAATTCAGTCGCTCTCTTTGACATTTTTACCCCTCCGTTTCAAATACAATATGTTTTTATGCCATTATTTTTGATTGGAAATTTGAACTCTGTAATATATTACGCCAACGGTTAGATTATACTAACCAACACCCTTTTTAAAAGCCGTCATACGACAGCCTGTTGTTATTAAAGTTATCATATCACAAAGTGCTGTATTTTTCAATAGCAGAAATGCAAAAAACGGCCGCAACTTTAGCCGCAGCCGTTTTATCAATCCTTATCGCCTTGCGAAATATTCATTTTACGCCATTTTGCGGGCGAAATTCCCATATGCTTTTTAAAGAATTTATAAAAAGTGTCGTAATTGTAAAAACCGCATTTTTCCGAAACGGTTTTCACCTCATCGTCGCTTTCGAGCAGGCATTTTTTAACCATATCAAGACGGTGTTCCTCCACATACTCGGTAAAAGTTCTGCCGGTCCGCGACTTCACAATTTTGTTAACCGTCTTACCCGTTATGCCGAATTTTTCTTCCACGTCCGCCATACAAAAATTGACCTTGTTGAAATTTGCACCGATAAATTCAAGCACCTTGCCGTATTCGTCATACTGGCTCTGGCGTTTGTTTATAAGTTCGCATATCGCGTCGATATCCGCCGCAATCATAAACGCAAGCTCGGACACCTTTATTTTAGGGTCGTATTTTGCAATTTCTCCGTCGTAGCGCACTTTATATGCAATCTCCGAGATAATTCCTATCTGCGAATAGAAAAATCTTTCTATATCGACGTTCGCGGTGCTTTTATCAGCCATAATGTCATACCACTGCCCGTAGACTATCTTTTTCGCCTCAAATGCCTGACCGCACGCGATATATTCCCTTAATTTCTCGCTCTTTGACATATCGAGATTTCTCTCTCCGTCGTTTTCCGCATTGTCCGCAAGCCTGAAAAATCCGCTGTGGTCAATGAGCCTGTTATAATCTTTGAGCCTTACGTACATATAGTAAAAATTCTCAATACCGTTGCACGGCGTTCCCATAACGGCAGTAAAATCCATACCGTTTTTCTTGACGGAAAACACAATATCGTCAAGCTTCTTGTCAAGTTCAGCCATATTCGGCAAATCGGTACAGTCAAAAATCACAACGTTTTCGCCTTTTTTCGGCGAAAGAATTTCGCTGTATTCTATATTATTTTTCGAGAGCAAAAGCTCTAAAATTTTTGCGGTTATGTTTTCGGAAAGAAACAGCACCATAACAAACGACTCAGGAAATGCCGGATATTTTTTCTTTATAAACTCACACTCCGCCTCGTCGAGCGGACGCAGAAACATAGTGAGCAAAAACGCCTTGTCCGACTTTCTTTTGTCGGTTTTCATTCTGCCGATTGCCTTATACATTTCTTCTTCGCTGTGTATGTTTTTATCGCCCATAATCTGCGAAACAAGCCTTACCGTACGGCGAACGGGCTTTTTGGTATACCAGCTTATAAAAAGCTCCATACATATGATAAACGCAAAAAGAATTATTGCATAAAACAAAATAAACCGTTTAAATCCAATCATATATTCGTCAAAATATTTGTCGGAAATTTTCACGTTGAAAATAAGGTCTATATTTTTGCACATAGCGCTTATAACGGGGGTGTTAGACTCCGCACCGCCGTTTGAATACAGCGTTTCGCCGCCGAGCGATACCGAGCAGAAAGCGTCGCGGTAGTTGCTCATACCGACTTTTCCGAAAAGCGACTCAACATTATACACAATCATAAGCACAGTTTCGGGCGGAAGTCCTATGTGCATATCCATAGGGTAAAACACGGCTATTCCCTTTATTTTGTCGCCGTTAATCTCCATATTGTCAAAATATTTCACGGTCACACCCTTGTCCGCGTCGAAAATATAATCTCTGAACCGCTTGTAATCCATATTGTCGATTTTTATGTAATTTTCAAAAAGCGGCTCAATATTGTCAAATGTATTTTGCTTATCCAGCGCAACGTTGTTGTTGCTGAAAAAGATATAAAAATAATCGTTTACCGGCATCATATTTGCCTTTGACGAAAAATCGTCGGCAAAATTTTTTAATATAATATGCTGTGCCGAGGCGTCAAAACCGTTCATATTTTTGAGCATACTGTATGTGGGGTCGTTTCTGTAATTGCCCTTCATCTTATGACACATCATAATTTCCGAGTCTATCATATCGGCAAGAAACGTCACCTGCGATTCGGTTTCTTTGTAAACTCTTGTTTTGATGGAATCGTATGTAATTTTATAAAGCGGAACGATAAGCGTTAAAATTGCCGCCGTAAGTGTTAAAAATAACGTCAGAAATTCTTTTGTCCGCTTGCTTTTCAGTTTTTCGCTTAATAATTTCACAAGCAATTCCCCTTGAAAATTTTATTTGTATATGATTACCGCAATGAGCCAGCCTGAACGCGTGTGAACAAACACGCGCGACGTATCGGCAAAGCTTTTGCTTGCCTCATATGAGGTTATTTCGTCGAAATGTCCCATATAAACCTTATCGGTGCGCCTGTTCTTGTCCACAACGATAAATCGCGTTGTTGAGCTTTGCGACGTGTTGGTCTGATAGGTATTTTCTATCACGTCGGGAGATGGGCCTATTTGAAGCACACTGTTGAGCCCTGTGGTATACGGCGCTATGTAAAGATTGTTTACATAACCGAACGTATAGCGCAGTCCGCCCTTTACATATGTATACTTATCGCCCGTTTCATCCTCCCAGCTTGTTTTGTCCTCACTGTAATCATACACTATTTCGTAAGATTTTGCAAGCCCGTAAATATTGGTTGCAAATCTTATTATGTCACCCTCTCCTATGTCGTTTTTATAGTCGAACTCGGGAATATATGCCGTAACCTCGTTTCCTCTGCAATATCCGTGAACCGCATATGTAGGGTCGCCGTCCGGCCCCGTCTTTTTGGAAATTGACGAAACAACCGTAATTTCGGTTTGATTGGTAAGCGTTGAGCCGTCGGAATTGGGAACGACCAAAACATCCGCATAAGGCGTGTCGTCATTAAATTTATACAATCCGAGAATGTTTTTTGACGCGTCCTGATTATACCAGGTAACGTTTTTAAAACTTTGACAGCCGAAAAGAGCTTTATCGTTTGTGTCGTCGTTTTCTCGCGGCACGCGCATATAATATGTATTGTTCGACAAAACATATTGCCTGCCGAAGGTTTTCATCTGATAATACCACTGATACGTTCCCTTTTCAAGCTGTGTATACAAAACATTGCCGCCGATTTTTGCGTCTTTGCTCTCGTATGCGGTGTCAATCTGCGACACCTTGTTTTCGGAATTAAGCTTAAATTTTATAAGCTGACGTTTGAGCTGACCGCCCGAAAGAGTGCAGAGTGCGGTTTTGACGTCCTCTTTTTTCTCGGGCGTTCCGTTAAACTTAACCTTGTCCGCAAGAACAGTTTCGGTGTGCGTGCGGTTTAATCCGTAAATTTTAACGTTTATGTCACGCCTGTTGTCCGCAGTGTATAAATCGTAAATATACCCTATTTCGTTAACAGCGCTGTTATCCTTGCGGAAAGCGGCAATTCTTCCTTTTGCGTCAAGCACAAATTCACCCTGTGTATCAAGCGTTATGTCCGAATTTTTGAAAAATTCGGGGTCTGTTTTGTATTCGGTGCCGTTGACGGTGATATACGTCTTTCCGTTCTTCTGAAAAATTTCTTCAACCTTGCCGTTTACCGTTTCGGCGCACAAATATCCGCACACAATGCTTTTGTCGTCCGATATTGAAAGGCTTAACAAATCGTCGGGTTCGATTGTGTTTTCGTTAACTTCTTTTCCGTACGGAAGCATTTCTATTTTAACAAAATCCTTGCCGTCGAGCAAAACCGAAACAAAATTCCCGTTTTCGTCTTTTTTATCGGTATAAATTGTCTTTTTGCTCACGTCCACACCCGTAACATTGTAGTTTTCGTATGAGTCGATAATAACAACATTGTATTTGCCGCCGTCGTACGAAACAAGAGTTATTGTGCCGAAATCTCCGTTAAATGCCGATTTGTAATCCGTGCCGACAAGCACGGAATTTTTAATAATTACCGCGTCCGATGTAAGGTGTACCCTCTTTTGCCTGTCGGTGTTTTCGGGAGTATACAAAACCGTGCCGCCGTCGTATTCGTCAAATTCCTCAAGGTCGATTGTCATAACCGTGTTGTCGGTATCCTTAAAGCAATACACGATGTTTCCGCTCTCGGTTGAAACATATGCTATAACCTTGTATCCGAGCATATCCGCAGCGTCGGCGGTTTCGGTTTTGTAGATAACGTTGTCAACGGCAACATAGTCGGCACCGCCTGTCCTCACGCCCGAAAAAGACGCATACGCATTTGCGGTCAAAACACCTTTTATGTATTTAAGCTTAAACACGCTTTCAAGCGGTGTTTCCAGCTTGTCGTCGGTATAATCGTATTCTATCCTGTCCGCGTGCAGAACATTGTAGAGCAAAACCACAAGGTCGCCCATCGAGCTTTTGTCCCTGTTCGATATGCCGTCGAAAAGCTTTATTTTATCCGCCTCGCGCAAATATCTGTCCGTGCTCCAGTTAACGGTCGGCTTATATCCGAGCGCGCGTAAAGCGGCGATTGCCGTTTCTGTGACGGTTATATTCTCTTTCGGCCGGAACGTGCCGTCGCCGAAGCCCGACAAAATATCCGCACTGCCGAGCGAAATTACCGCTTTTTCCTCATCGGTTGCACCGCTTATGTCCGAAAATTTGTTATATCCGTTCGGTGACCAGATATTAAAAAGCCTCGACAGATAAAGCGCGAATTTTTCGCGCGTCACCGTGTTGTTTTTTATAAGTTCATAGCTTTCGCCGTCCTCCAAAATGCCTAAATTTGCCAAAAGCGCATATGCCATATCGGAGGAGTCCGACGCCTCGCCCTTTTCATATGCAAACGCGGGCGTATATCCGAATATAAGGCATACCGAAAGAATAAGGGGTATTATTTTTTTAATCATATTTCATCAATCCTTTCGTCAGCCTCAAACAGAATTTTTGCCGCCTCGGCGCGCGTTATGGAGTTTTTGGGGCAGAATGTGCCGTCGGTATATCCCGATATAATGCCCAAAGCGCGCATATTTTCCACCGCGGATTTTGCATAGTCCGATATATCGGCATCGTCCGCAAATTTTTCGCCCTCGCCGTAGGTTAAATTATAATTTTTGATACATTCGTTTAAAATCACCATAGCGTCCTGACGTGTAACATTTCTGCCGACACCGAACTCATCGGACGAAATTCCGTTTATGATTTTTGCGCCGTAAGCTGTTTTGATGTACGGATAGCACCACATATCCTCTGTTACGTCATTAAACGCATTGTCCGAAATACTGTCCGCCGGGAGCTTAAACAACACAACGCAAAGCTTAACAAATTCCTCACGCGTTATGCTCTCGTTCGGCGCAAACTTATTGTTTCCGCGCCCTGCTATTATCCCCTTTTTAACAAGCGCGTCCACAGACGTTTTCGCCCATTCCGCGCCGTCCATATCGTCAAAATATGTTTCGGTTTTCTCATCTTTACCGCTTGCACTGTTCGACGGTACGGAATTAGACACCGCGCCCGACGGCGTTCCTCCGCCCCCTTTTGAACCGCTTCCCTTTGACGGACTGCTCTCGCCCGCTTGCGGAACGTTTTCCATAG encodes the following:
- a CDS encoding recombinase family protein yields the protein MNAIYARQSIDKKDSLSIEGQIERCRKFAGDDAKIFEDRGYSGKNTKRPAFTELMNAVKSGEIKKIFVYRLDRFSRSIADFSRLWELLDKCGVEFYSATENFDTSSPMGRAMLNIVLVFAQLERETTAERVKDNYIHRFNLGAWGGGPAPYGFDLIKIDDGARKVSSLVKNSNAETVKYIFETYANTDISLRNLALNLTSDGIHAPKREAWDGVSLSRILHSPIYVKANADIYWYYVSKGMKINQSAEAFDGVHACSVMRRRDRGKNKYNEFEKQALTVANHEGIIEAEIWLKVQEKLNNNKQISRANAGKYSFLTGLMKCAKCGYAIKVNNFKNDGKLKLVCSGKSNLSACDADIAVDLRELESYISDEIEKALETPPNVNLPDTNENSEELLSIERKIERLVCALAEGSEISAVYITKEIERLHKMREEMLNKPKNEVQKFEKIDFKSLGFGEKKLVASQFINRILIGENEVNIEWKM
- a CDS encoding class I SAM-dependent methyltransferase, yielding MKYKIEKNTVQETLIIPLYARKMCSELFPDLYRDETSARLIDKIDYDFTKVAQKSESFMQKFGFLEVGVRQNDLAFEVRDYLKTHPNASVVNLGCGLDNTGRHCDNGICKIYNLDFPDVIAVRNELLPAGEREKNIPCDLNNTEWFEKIDASDGAVFFASGVFYYFRYEQVKSLVYAMAKAFPSCRLVFDSAGKTAVSMIAKTWIKQAKIKDVNAFFYVSDAEKELSDRDNNINVSSKGYMLGYTDLKDESVSAFFRLLAKFGDNVIIIF
- a CDS encoding YczE/YyaS/YitT family protein codes for the protein MVHKKEKSAITNDLLKKIIIIIVGSIIAAYGITLAMYAGFGGATLAVLWQGISETFHITIGTASFIVAVVMILFALIYDRKQIHIGTVLYQIVYSVCVDLFAKCHVYSSHMWVNFFIMLIGIALFSIGTGLYASASFGRGSYEAVTFAIAEKNNLQVKIVRMILDVLMVITGMLLGGKFGICTVVTVVVSGPLIQFVNGKSKKIFKV
- a CDS encoding helix-turn-helix domain-containing protein → MKLLSEKLKSKRTKEFLTLFLTLTAAILTLIVPLYKITYDSIKTRVYKETESQVTFLADMIDSEIMMCHKMKGNYRNDPTYSMLKNMNGFDASAQHIILKNFADDFSSKANMMPVNDYFYIFFSNNNVALDKQNTFDNIEPLFENYIKIDNMDYKRFRDYIFDADKGVTVKYFDNMEINGDKIKGIAVFYPMDMHIGLPPETVLMIVYNVESLFGKVGMSNYRDAFCSVSLGGETLYSNGGAESNTPVISAMCKNIDLIFNVKISDKYFDEYMIGFKRFILFYAIILFAFIICMELFISWYTKKPVRRTVRLVSQIMGDKNIHSEEEMYKAIGRMKTDKRKSDKAFLLTMFLRPLDEAECEFIKKKYPAFPESFVMVLFLSENITAKILELLLSKNNIEYSEILSPKKGENVVIFDCTDLPNMAELDKKLDDIVFSVKKNGMDFTAVMGTPCNGIENFYYMYVRLKDYNRLIDHSGFFRLADNAENDGERNLDMSKSEKLREYIACGQAFEAKKIVYGQWYDIMADKSTANVDIERFFYSQIGIISEIAYKVRYDGEIAKYDPKIKVSELAFMIAADIDAICELINKRQSQYDEYGKVLEFIGANFNKVNFCMADVEEKFGITGKTVNKIVKSRTGRTFTEYVEEHRLDMVKKCLLESDDEVKTVSEKCGFYNYDTFYKFFKKHMGISPAKWRKMNISQGDKD
- a CDS encoding MBL fold metallo-hydrolase; the encoded protein is MSKRATEFQRKSMSRMYRGKEIFKPLNTGWIDENVACVREWAANIFFCRKGESTIMIDAGYNYDCLAEKMHWLGIDPKSVRHILITHQDTDHVGAVESDSPGLFKKAKLYIGETENRYLTGEVRRKVIYHLYKLPQVTVNNKKQLLKDGETLRIGDIKIHCFLVPGHTWGHMVYLIDDKYLFTGDTIWFGADGGYSFISALAEDNKLAVKSLGILKEKLKKMGVKPLFITGHTGWTDNFEFAFAHKDELCSPFKKKVHDPSAPYDAYDESDDTEEGAKNGFLKGVGYEI
- a CDS encoding S-layer homology domain-containing protein, which gives rise to MIKKIIPLILSVCLIFGYTPAFAYEKGEASDSSDMAYALLANLGILEDGESYELIKNNTVTREKFALYLSRLFNIWSPNGYNKFSDISGATDEEKAVISLGSADILSGFGDGTFRPKENITVTETAIAALRALGYKPTVNWSTDRYLREADKIKLFDGISNRDKSSMGDLVVLLYNVLHADRIEYDYTDDKLETPLESVFKLKYIKGVLTANAYASFSGVRTGGADYVAVDNVIYKTETADAADMLGYKVIAYVSTESGNIVYCFKDTDNTVMTIDLEEFDEYDGGTVLYTPENTDRQKRVHLTSDAVIIKNSVLVGTDYKSAFNGDFGTITLVSYDGGKYNVVIIDSYENYNVTGVDVSKKTIYTDKKDENGNFVSVLLDGKDFVKIEMLPYGKEVNENTIEPDDLLSLSISDDKSIVCGYLCAETVNGKVEEIFQKNGKTYITVNGTEYKTDPEFFKNSDITLDTQGEFVLDAKGRIAAFRKDNSAVNEIGYIYDLYTADNRRDINVKIYGLNRTHTETVLADKVKFNGTPEKKEDVKTALCTLSGGQLKRQLIKFKLNSENKVSQIDTAYESKDAKIGGNVLYTQLEKGTYQWYYQMKTFGRQYVLSNNTYYMRVPRENDDTNDKALFGCQSFKNVTWYNQDASKNILGLYKFNDDTPYADVLVVPNSDGSTLTNQTEITVVSSISKKTGPDGDPTYAVHGYCRGNEVTAYIPEFDYKNDIGEGDIIRFATNIYGLAKSYEIVYDYSEDKTSWEDETGDKYTYVKGGLRYTFGYVNNLYIAPYTTGLNSVLQIGPSPDVIENTYQTNTSQSSTTRFIVVDKNRRTDKVYMGHFDEITSYEASKSFADTSRVFVHTRSGWLIAVIIYK